The DNA segment TATATGTCAGAGATTCCGGCCTGCTTCATACATTCCTCGGCATTGAAAACCAGAACGATCTGCTGGGCCATCCTGTCTATGGCGCCTCATGGGAAGGTTTCGTTGTGGAAAACGTTCTTTCACTTTTCCCCGACTGGAATGCTTTTTTCTATCGCACTGCGTCAGGCTCAGAGATTGATCTGATCCTTGAAAAAGGGAAAAGGCGCGTAGCCGTGGAATGCAAGGTATCGACCTCGCCGAATCTTGGTCGAGGCTCTTGGAACGCTGTGGAGGACCTGAAGCTCCAGGACGTTTGGGTTATCGCTCCGGTAAGAGAATCCTATCCCGCCGGAAAAGGCGCAACTGTTGCCCCTCTAAATGTATTCATTGATCATCTTGGAGCGATGGAGAACCGGCGGATGGCAAGGCATCCAAGACCGGCATAGCTCCTGAACTCCAGGTGCCCGTCACACCCTACCCCAGGATGACCGTGACTGCGTGACTGATTAGGACAGCACGAACCCCAAAGGAGAATATCCCGCACTCTCAAGCCCTCCCCGACATCTTTCTGAGTCACGATCTAGGACTCGTGACTATACCCGATGCGAATATCGAGACAAAGATGCTCATTCGGGCTTGCAACCGGAAAGCAAATTCTTATTTGTAATCCACCCTTGTTGCCACGAACATCCCGGCCTACAGAATGTCATGTTCTATGAACTCAGCGAAAGGAATCGAAACTATTCTTCTATCAAGGAGCAATTTTTCATTGGACAGATTAACTATAAAAGCATTATCAATTTTCTCTTGAAACAGTTTGCAGAATGAAAGAAGGCTCTTGGCTATATTCAGGCTGACTTTAGAACTCAGTTTGACCTCAATGGGGATGATTCTTCCTTTGTGCTCCAAGACGAAATCCACCTCTTCTCCGTAGGAAGTCCTCCACCAGAAGATTCTCGGTACTACACCACGGTTATGAAAGTCTCTGACGATTTCTCCCAAAACCATAGCTTCAAACAGTTGCCCAGCGCCGACACCCCTGAAAACTTGCTCAGTAGATACAATTCCTAAGAGATGGCATAGAAGTCCTGTGTCCAAGAAGTATATCTTCGGGCTTTTGATAATCCTTTTGCCCTTGTTTAGATAAAACGGTTTGATAGAAATGACCTGTCCGCTTGCCTCGAGGATTGAAATCCAGGATCTTATGGTATTAACCGCAACTCCAAGGTCTCGGGATAAGCTTGAGAGATTCATGACCTGGCCATTGAAAGCAGCAAGAAGCTGCAGAAATCTCTGAAAATCTGTGAGGTCCCCAATTAACCGTAATTGCCTAATATCTCTTTCTAGATATGTCTGGAGGTAGCTTGAGAACCATAACTGAGCATCTATGTTCCGCCTTGTAAGGACTTCCGGGAATCCGCCTGTCAAAGCTCGTTTCTTGAGATTGGATATACCGAGTCTCCTTGGGTGTTTGAATTGCTCTTTAAGCGAGAGACTCAACAGTGTAAAGACAGCGATTCTACCCGCTAGAGACTCACTGACTCTCGCCATTAACGGAAAACTTTGCGAACCTGTCAGGAGAAATTGCCCCCTCTTAGCCCTCTTACTATCAACTAAGATTTTGATATGGGAGAAAATCTCAGGACTATATTGGACTTCGTCAATTATCAGAGGCGGAGGGTAGTTTTCGAAAAATAATGATGGCTCGTCCGTTGCCAAAAGTCTTATGTCCGGGTTGTCCATTGACACATACTTGTGGGTTCTGGAGAAAAGATGTTTCAGCAAAGTGGTTTTGCCTGATTGCCTTGGTCCGGTGACAATCAAAGCCGGAAATTGTCTTGCGGCGCGTTTTACTACGAGTTCAATGTCTCGGTTGATATACATAAAGTATCCCCCGTGTCTTTATTTGCAACTTTGCAATTCTAATGCAAATATGCAACAGATCAGATATTCTGTCAAGCATGAAAAACAAACTCCGGTCATATCGTCAACATTCACATAGGCTCTTAGGCCAAGTGGAGGGTGGCTCTGAGGCCAAGCAGGGGCAGATCTTCAAACTTCACATATTGTCAGGAAGATTACGGTTCACAAACAGTTCGAACAGAAAGCCAGGCAGGCCATTGAGACCTGGAGAAACAGGCAGTCCTCCGAAATCACCAACCACCCTGGCCCTGAATTCATTTGATCTCCACTAGCTCAAAGTGCGTGGCCATCATTTCGAAATCATCGGTAAGGTTGTACTGAGGCCAACATTCCCTGTGCGCCTGTTTGAAATGCTCGGCGTTACGGCATGCTTCGGCCAGCCACAATCTATCCGGAATTTCACCGAATCGCACCTTGTACAAATCAGTGACCCTGACAATGCACCGCAATCTCCCTCTCAGGTCATAGACCTCAACCAGGTCATCAATCTCCCAGCCGCCGTCGTCAAACTCGCCCTCAGGCAGGAAGTACTTGTCGGCTTTGCAGACGGTTGCTGTCTTTTCGCCTCGCAGTACTTCCAGGACAAGATAATCATCATCGGGATGTCTTCCCCAGAATTGCATCCTTTTGAGCCGGTTCATGGTTGGTCTGGTAGGACAGTTGCCCTCACATTAGGTCTACACGGGGCACAGCATCAGTGGCAGAACAGTCGTCGGAAGCCGGTGTCAGCCCGGTCTCACTTTCGCTTCTTGGGTGTTTTGCTGTATTTCGCACGAAACTCGTCTTCCAGCATGCTCATCATCACGAAATCCTGATACGCATGATCGAAATAATATCCGTCTCTCTGAACGCCTTCTCGCTTGAAGCCGGCCTTCTCGTAGAAGCGTATCGCCTGCTTGTTTGATCCAACGACGCCGAAAGCCACTCGATGGAAGTTAAGCGAGCCAAAAGCATAATCGAGCAGCAAGTACAGCGCTTCAGTGCCATAGCCTTTTCCCCACGCCTTCTTGTCCCCAATGAAAATACTCAAATCGGTCGTGCGCCACGGATGAAACATGCGTAAGAGTCCACACTCGCCTATTATCCGATCGTTTTCTCTAAGCACGATCACAAACCACACCCTGTTACTATCTCTTCGAATCTTCTCAAGGTACTCTTCCATGCCGGAAGAACTCGTCGGGGAGACTTCAGCGATCAGCTCCCTGATCTCAGCGTCGTTTGTCCATTTCCGAAGCAAAGGCAAATCATCCTTTTCCATGGGCCGCAAATAGACTTTTCTTCCGCTCAGAAAAACGGATCCTGAACTATCGCTTTCCTGTTTTCTCATTGTTTGCCTCATCCTCCAACTTTGTCTCGAGCTCAAAGGCGGCCAGGGACACATTGATATCTTTCATGAAGACCACCAGAGAACCAACCAATGAAGCCATGCAGGCGGTAAACAGAATCACGATCATTGGCGCCGCCTCCAACTGAAAGAGTGCTGTCAGGAATATGACTATGATGAGCACCGCTGCAAGAAGCACACTCAGCGTGACTAGAGCAATGGCAATCCGGATCAGATGAGCGCGACGGACCAGAATCCCAAGTTGTGATGTCAGTCGCTTGTCGTCACTCCCGGGAGCCTGACGCAGTGCCTCTGA comes from the Candidatus Eisenbacteria bacterium genome and includes:
- a CDS encoding DUF4143 domain-containing protein, with the translated sequence MKKRMVKSPKIYVRDSGLLHTFLGIENQNDLLGHPVYGASWEGFVVENVLSLFPDWNAFFYRTASGSEIDLILEKGKRRVAVECKVSTSPNLGRGSWNAVEDLKLQDVWVIAPVRESYPAGKGATVAPLNVFIDHLGAMENRRMARHPRPA
- a CDS encoding DUF2721 domain-containing protein, which codes for MHFGNLLPTLQIAIGPVILVSGAGLLLLSMTNRFGRIIDRSREVSEALRQAPGSDDKRLTSQLGILVRRAHLIRIAIALVTLSVLLAAVLIIVIFLTALFQLEAAPMIVILFTACMASLVGSLVVFMKDINVSLAAFELETKLEDEANNEKTGKR
- a CDS encoding ASCH domain-containing protein, whose translation is MNRLKRMQFWGRHPDDDYLVLEVLRGEKTATVCKADKYFLPEGEFDDGGWEIDDLVEVYDLRGRLRCIVRVTDLYKVRFGEIPDRLWLAEACRNAEHFKQAHRECWPQYNLTDDFEMMATHFELVEIK
- a CDS encoding ATP-binding protein, yielding MYINRDIELVVKRAARQFPALIVTGPRQSGKTTLLKHLFSRTHKYVSMDNPDIRLLATDEPSLFFENYPPPLIIDEVQYSPEIFSHIKILVDSKRAKRGQFLLTGSQSFPLMARVSESLAGRIAVFTLLSLSLKEQFKHPRRLGISNLKKRALTGGFPEVLTRRNIDAQLWFSSYLQTYLERDIRQLRLIGDLTDFQRFLQLLAAFNGQVMNLSSLSRDLGVAVNTIRSWISILEASGQVISIKPFYLNKGKRIIKSPKIYFLDTGLLCHLLGIVSTEQVFRGVGAGQLFEAMVLGEIVRDFHNRGVVPRIFWWRTSYGEEVDFVLEHKGRIIPIEVKLSSKVSLNIAKSLLSFCKLFQEKIDNAFIVNLSNEKLLLDRRIVSIPFAEFIEHDIL
- a CDS encoding GNAT family protein, with product MRKQESDSSGSVFLSGRKVYLRPMEKDDLPLLRKWTNDAEIRELIAEVSPTSSSGMEEYLEKIRRDSNRVWFVIVLRENDRIIGECGLLRMFHPWRTTDLSIFIGDKKAWGKGYGTEALYLLLDYAFGSLNFHRVAFGVVGSNKQAIRFYEKAGFKREGVQRDGYYFDHAYQDFVMMSMLEDEFRAKYSKTPKKRK